One Prionailurus bengalensis isolate Pbe53 chromosome D3, Fcat_Pben_1.1_paternal_pri, whole genome shotgun sequence genomic region harbors:
- the DGCR6L gene encoding protein DGCR6L isoform X1, translating to MVVKWAGCVSLGPDAEEARVVPAGGWLVATTMERYGGAFEEAVDGARQQERHYQLLSALQSLVKELPSSFQQRLSYTTLSDLALALLDGTVFEIVQGLLEIQHLTEKSLYNQRLRLQNEHRGSVPLPAAQSPTPPLPPHPHYALCHPLEPRTSSLEPHPQPLAPPRRTHSGVSGAPSCKQVVVIGCHCFPWSLLKPGSGHSSRLTQWKLDVVLRFAAMFDKQSEGDNVFLHLSIYFLPSCLHVV from the exons ATGGTCGTAAAATGGGCGGGATGCGTCTCACTCGGGCCTGACGCAGAGGAGGCGCGGGTTGTTCCGGCCGGCGGCTGGCTGGTCGCGACCACCATGGAGCGCTACGGTGGCGCCTTCGAAGAGGCGGTAGATGGGGCCCGGCAGCAGGAGCGGCACTACCAGCTGCTATCTGCACTACAGAGCCTAGTTAAAGAGCTTCCCAG CTCTTTCCAGCAGCGCCTGTCCTACACCACGCTCAGCGACCTGGCCCTGGCGCTTCTTGACGGCACCGTGTTCGAGATCGTGCAGGGGCTGCTGGAGATCCAGCACCTCACCGAGAAGAGCCTGTACAATCAGCGCCTGCGGCTACAGAATGAGCACCGAG GGTCAGTTCCCCTTCCAGCGGCGCAGAGCCCcacaccacccctgccccctcacccGCACTATGCCCTGTGTCACCCTTTGGAACCAAGAACTTCTTCACTCGAGCCACACCCTCAGCCCTTGGCTCCTCCCAGGCGTACCCACTCGGGGGTCTCCGGAGCCCCTTCCTGCAAG CAGGTGGTGGTGATTGGCTGCCATTGCTTTCCTTGGTCACTGCTAAAGCCAGGCAGTGGCCACAGCTCTCGTCTCACCCAGTGGAAGCTGGATGTTGTCCTGAGATTTGCAGCAATGTTTGATAAACAAAGTGAAGGAGATAACGTGTTCctgcatttatctatttatttcctCCCATCCTGCCTCCACGTGGTGTAA
- the DGCR6L gene encoding protein DGCR6L isoform X3, with protein sequence MVVKWAGCVSLGPDAEEARVVPAGGWLVATTMERYGGAFEEAVDGARQQERHYQLLSALQSLVKELPSSFQQRLSYTTLSDLALALLDGTVFEIVQGLLEIQHLTEKSLYNQRLRLQNEHRVLRQALRQKHQEAQQACRPHNLPVLQATQQRELEAVEHRIREEQRAMDQKIVLELDRKVADQQSTLEKAGVAGFYVTTNPQELTLQMNLLELIRKLQQRGCQAGKTAL encoded by the exons ATGGTCGTAAAATGGGCGGGATGCGTCTCACTCGGGCCTGACGCAGAGGAGGCGCGGGTTGTTCCGGCCGGCGGCTGGCTGGTCGCGACCACCATGGAGCGCTACGGTGGCGCCTTCGAAGAGGCGGTAGATGGGGCCCGGCAGCAGGAGCGGCACTACCAGCTGCTATCTGCACTACAGAGCCTAGTTAAAGAGCTTCCCAG CTCTTTCCAGCAGCGCCTGTCCTACACCACGCTCAGCGACCTGGCCCTGGCGCTTCTTGACGGCACCGTGTTCGAGATCGTGCAGGGGCTGCTGGAGATCCAGCACCTCACCGAGAAGAGCCTGTACAATCAGCGCCTGCGGCTACAGAATGAGCACCGAG TGCTCAGGCAGGCGCTGCGGCAAAAGCACCAGGAAGCCCAGCAGGCCTGCCGACCCCACAACTTGCCCGTGCTCCAGGCAACTCAGCAGCGTGAGCTGGAG GCAGTGGAACACCGGATTCGTGAGGAGCAGCGGGCAATGGACCAGAAGATTGTCCTAGAGCTAGACCGGAAGGTGGCAGACCAGCAGAGCACACTGGAGAAGGCAGGGGTTGCTGGCTTCTATGTGACCACCAACCCACAG GAGCTGACACTGCAGATGAACCTATTGGAACTCATCCGGAAGCTGCAGCAGAGGGGCTGCCAGGCGGGGAAGACAGCTCTATGA
- the DGCR6L gene encoding protein DGCR6L isoform X2, translating to MVVKWAGCVSLGPDAEEARVVPAGGWLVATTMERYGGAFEEAVDGARQQERHYQLLSALQSLVKELPSSFQQRLSYTTLSDLALALLDGTVFEIVQGLLEIQHLTEKSLYNQRLRLQNEHRGSVPLPAAQSPTPPLPPHPHYALCHPLEPRTSSLEPHPQPLAPPRRTHSGVSGAPSCKVVVIGCHCFPWSLLKPGSGHSSRLTQWKLDVVLRFAAMFDKQSEGDNVFLHLSIYFLPSCLHVV from the exons ATGGTCGTAAAATGGGCGGGATGCGTCTCACTCGGGCCTGACGCAGAGGAGGCGCGGGTTGTTCCGGCCGGCGGCTGGCTGGTCGCGACCACCATGGAGCGCTACGGTGGCGCCTTCGAAGAGGCGGTAGATGGGGCCCGGCAGCAGGAGCGGCACTACCAGCTGCTATCTGCACTACAGAGCCTAGTTAAAGAGCTTCCCAG CTCTTTCCAGCAGCGCCTGTCCTACACCACGCTCAGCGACCTGGCCCTGGCGCTTCTTGACGGCACCGTGTTCGAGATCGTGCAGGGGCTGCTGGAGATCCAGCACCTCACCGAGAAGAGCCTGTACAATCAGCGCCTGCGGCTACAGAATGAGCACCGAG GGTCAGTTCCCCTTCCAGCGGCGCAGAGCCCcacaccacccctgccccctcacccGCACTATGCCCTGTGTCACCCTTTGGAACCAAGAACTTCTTCACTCGAGCCACACCCTCAGCCCTTGGCTCCTCCCAGGCGTACCCACTCGGGGGTCTCCGGAGCCCCTTCCTGCAAG GTGGTGGTGATTGGCTGCCATTGCTTTCCTTGGTCACTGCTAAAGCCAGGCAGTGGCCACAGCTCTCGTCTCACCCAGTGGAAGCTGGATGTTGTCCTGAGATTTGCAGCAATGTTTGATAAACAAAGTGAAGGAGATAACGTGTTCctgcatttatctatttatttcctCCCATCCTGCCTCCACGTGGTGTAA